The following nucleotide sequence is from Aedes aegypti strain LVP_AGWG chromosome 3, AaegL5.0 Primary Assembly, whole genome shotgun sequence.
AAAAGcttccattttgaatttggccggcatcataaatattttcagaaaaaccgGTTTTTAATATCAGCGCAcagctcgttttgaattctgagatcaccatcagaaagctgagaaaaaactgagttaTATAGTTATATACAAAAACTCTGTGAGCAATGGCATCTACCCTATgcaatgaacgattttctaagcCATGCTCTACGATTTTAATGTACCTATATGACGAGTgcatcaatgcaaacatcattttttgtacaacaaagcaTCAAGTTTTCAATCTTTGATGTTTTCTTCGAGTCTATTGAAAAATAGGAGTactaatttaagtgaaaaaatctggtggccatcttggattttgacgccatcttgattttaagagTAGAGTTTTTCATCTTGTTAACTCTTGTCGAATTTTAGGGACATAAcgccaggaaaaagaagaacaagaagagtaAGTGTTACGGTTGTCCTAAAATTCGACAAGTGCTaacaaaataaacttaaaaacaaaatggtgtTAAAATAGAAGATGGCTGCCagattttttaaacataaattaatATTCTTATTCTCGTAAGAAcatcaacgattgaaaacttgtttctttgttgtataaaaaatgttatttgcattgattgcacacGTCAAAATCTTAGAACATGATATAAAAAattgttcatttcatagggtaaacgCCATTGCTTACCgagtttcagcgagaatttctTGGTATCAGTGAGAATTGGTCAATAAATCAGCGCGACCATTCAAAAACTAATGTAAACAATCAATGTTCTTGAAAATGTATACTGCTGTATACCCTATATGGCCTTCCTTTTTTGATTACTGCCATAAGAAATCTGCCATGCTTCTGGAAGCAGTTTGAGTATCACCATCTACCATGAGCAGTAAAATCCATGTGCCTTGGAGGATGTGGAGCATTTCCAGAACCACAAGATGAAATAACCACTCTATATTAGATTCCAGGGGCACCTAGGGAAGTGGCTAATTCGGAACATGATCACATCTCCCGGGGCACTTGTAACCTGCTATACAGTAGTCTAGCAGCCGTTGGAATGCTCCCGGGAGCtttaccttcaaaaatcttgaagtttgacacccaaattgatatggttccagatatgctcctaattggccacttctCCCATGGCACCTGGAACCCACTATGGTCCGTACATCTAATAGTGTTGTCGAAAGCAtcgttttgaagtttgatgcccccttggatatagctccggataatatttacatgaaagttttacggaaatggtcatatatcTGAAGATTTATTACCAATCTTAATGCGCTCACCGGCATTCAACTTCCAATGTGttctagttttaagaaaaattgtAATCATATATACAACTTCAGattgcacaaaaatacaagcgacagaaaaaaatgtcatatGGACATGATCTCGAAATattcggaacatctccggtgtccgaaGGCCAATTtgcatggccaagcaagttccttgaactagaccaaatttgccgtcgactgcttctggatgcatccaatttcatccattttttcataaagtaTAACCATTTGAGTTTAggtaaaattttgcctatctcaatcattttgcctatcccatGTATTATCGCATCTCTGACggtgattttcaaaatatctaaaGCATTCACAGCTTTCGTGAATTATTTGCCATTGTACACTGCTTCAAcgttttttcttaaatcatcagCGTTATATTTCAGCTATATACTATCTTATTTACGTACTAAAAggtgatgaaatatgttaaagttTTGCACTGTACCGATTAACATTAAATTTGGaattatgaatcaaaatccgtacagcACAATAATCTTCTTAAACAGTTATTGTACTGTTTAAAAATAGCATTTACTTCTGCGGAATTACAAATACTCACTATAAGAAGTCATCATGATCAACAGTGGTTCAGAAATAGTACGAATCTGACTATTAATATGTAGGAAAGTATTCTCACTCTTCTTAGCAAATCACTAAGAAGGCACACAAACCAATCATCTCTATGATGAGAgatcacattttgatttttcaattttcaaatcatggccTACTTGTATCAAATTAGCATGAACAACAACTCATAACTTATTGTAATTAGATGTGTAATTTAAAAACAGtatatttattcattttaataatgaaatacagtgaaacctccatgagtcgatattccttgactcgatatcgactcatggaaccatactagaaacaaaatttcatggttactatgatggtcccttgaaacagcttttcaaaggattgctgttccatgactcgatatttccatgaatcgatggtcccttcaatatcgactcatgaaggtttcactgtaatgaaaattcaatcaagTACTTTGCGGTCTGAAATTATGATCAccgtcactgaaattttcagagaaatacTGATTTATTTCATCTGGTTGACAACTATTGCATGATATAGAAGATGAATTGTTTACTCAAATGCTTTTCAAACGATTCCAAAGCACTTTTGGAGGTAGATCAGTGGTGATACGTATAGCATAAtaccaggtccgtcgcactcgggctcagattgggtaccacttctagtactgcatttggtccctcgttagtgcaaaaggtacccaagtttgacacatcgcagtacacttttcacggcattctagattaccttatgagccataaagttttgggcatttgcaagggacatgaaggtctttaatttgtctttgataatACTGTTCTTTTGCTTTTCGTTATAAATAATTGATAAGCCTTTCCTTATTAATAAGTTTACTTTGTTTCGTAGCCTGCATGCTCATTTTCATATGATGTAAAATCCATTGTTTAAATTATAGATGCCGATTAACAATCGCTGTCGCAATGTTATTATTCAACCAAGGAGTATTTTTGCGATTCAATACTATTGTTCGCAAGGGTACACATTGGCCATGACGGGTCACAAATACATAATGGAATTGAACGTTTTAAACAGCAGGTTATATCTGTAATGTAACAAACTCTAATTTATCATACAGTACGCCCATGTCGATACGATAATAGTTAGGATATTTAAAAAACTCCTATGTAGTTTCGATATCCAGAGAAACGAAAACTGTATCGTTGTTTGAATGTACAGGTATATCTGTTTGATGAAACTTCAGGATGTGAGTAGGATCATTGCATAAATGTaaatcaatagagaaacttaaaagtagatggagtaccgtgtaccttttaattccgctcctaaatgcttatctttgacagatacgcgtatttcgactaccacttgcagtcttcttcagtgccagttactcgtatccactcagtggatacgagtagtTGTTAGACTGCACAAAACCTATATCGGTCTGAGATagcattgcggaaaagcgtcgagaatAAATTTCCGCTACTAAGGAGTCCATTattagcattgaaaccctactgTGCATGGAGTAAAAACATTCGATGATGTACAGTGGAcccacaattaagaatcatccacaatttatgaatcagctgactttaaatgacaaaataacaacaaaaatcaacacaaaacatcacgtaaacaattttactcaaaataaattataagcgaaaatgtttccgtgatgttttgtgctattttttactgttattttgtcctttgaaggcagctgattcataaattgtgggtgattcttaattgtggattcactgtacatatttgaagaaatcgaaCCATTTTCTGATTGTGTCCACTATAGGGAGCAACCTTTTATGATTGGTCAATTTGGTTCCCGAATACATCATTAAAATGAGAAATGACAATGTCTAGAATCTAGATGTTACGACGCAATAGAGAAAGGTTTAAGAAGAGAAATGTCACAATAAAAGTTGAAATAAGTATGGGCAATTTAAGGGACCGTGAAAATGTCGTTATACAGAGATTTGTCGCAATGAAAGTTGTcgctataacgagcttcgactacACTtagtattttaactttttttcaaaCTATGCAAGGCTTTGGATTGTGATTCGAAAAACTCAACTTTCAACTCCAttcgaatttttaatttttctgctAAAATAAATAATCACTTTAAAATTTAGTATCTACTTTTCTAACATCACTGCATGGAACAATTTCATCTTCGTTGCTCATGGCGGCATTGTCATGGCCATGCTTCGAACCTGCTTCCACATTATCATTATTCGTCGCCGACGAGGATCGTTTTTCGAACAGTTTGTGAATGGTTTCCAGATCTCGTCCTTTCGTTTCGGGAACGACAGCTATCACAAATACGACTCCGATGGCACACAGGATACTGTACATCCAGAAGGTGCCAGACGTCGATATAGCCTGTAATGGACGACATGGTCAAGTTTGATAGGTTTGTTGAATGTGAAGTCTGACTTCTTACATCTTCCAGAGGATGATAAGTTTTGATGACAACGAACATCACTGCTAAGTTAAACGATCCTGCCAGAGAGCTCAACAAGCTTCTTTGTGCCGTTGGGAATAATTCACCCATCAGAAGGAACGGAATACAACCGAATCCAATGGAGAACCCAATCATAAACACTATGAGACTTATCACTGGTAGATATCtgtaaaaagaaaacaaaagatATCATGAATTTTGTTCAAGTCGTTGCCATATTTTGCATTACCCGAAATCTGTGTTGCCGATCGAATTTAAATAGAACGCAGCGCCCATCGAAGCCATGGCGATCGACATTATCACACCGGATATGATCAGCAGTGGTTTTCGGCCCGCTCTATCCACCACGAACAGTGCCGCAAAGTTGCTCAACACCTGCACTGCTCCAACAACGATTGTGGCCAGATGACCATCCAGAGAGCTTCCTGCCGATCGAAAGATCTCCACCGTGAAGAAAATTACCGCATCGATTCCACTCAGCTGTTGAATCGAAAGTAATGCCAACCCGATGGCTAATGGTAGCAGGACTTCCCGTCGGCAGAGGGCCTCCTTGGAGAACGGTTTATATTTTCTGTAATATTGATTGACTGTTAGaaaattatcagaaatttcATTTCAGACAAATACTTCTCCATTGTAGTTCCATTGCTCCCAGCTTTTTGAACCTCCTGGGCTTTCGGGTCGAAGGTGAATCCTTGGAGATGTAACCATTTGGCAGAATTGTGTGCTTTCTCGTGGCGTTTCTTCGTTTTCAACCATACCGGGGActgtggaaagtttatcacagCAATGAAAAGGAATACTGCAAATCGAATTTGTTAGTTTGTAATAGTAGTTTCAATCAAATTCCTCACCTGCTACAGAGCAGCAGATCCACGCTAACGTTCGCCACTCGACGTACTTCCCGAGAACGTAAATTACCAATATTCCAGCGGACATCGAAAGGGACGGTAGTGAACCAATAACGCCCCGAATCTTGGGATCGCTGCATTCGCTTACGTAGATTTGTGCCGAGGGAAGCGTCAACCCAGCACCGAATCCGGACAGCATCCTGGCGATTAGCAGAACCTTCCAATCTTCGGCCGTTGCTATCAAGATCCACGCCGTAACCCATACCGGGGACGTTAACATAACGGTATACTTCCGTCCAATTTTGTGCATCAACGGAAAGGCCACCAAACTGCCGAACAGAGCTCCGAATGGTGGGATTGAGCTGACCCATGAGGCAATGTTTTTGCTCGGCAACAGTCCAGGGTTGATGTCATTCATTGACGGTACGGCGGGAGCTGAGTAGCCTCGAACCAGTCCGATGCAGAAGTAGGACAGCGATACGGACAATGAAAGCAATGTCTGCAAAGGGAAGAGTTAGGAGAGGTTGTAAATTTCATGGTGTAATTTATGATGTCTTCTTACATGTGTGAACGTTGTACCACTATGTGTAAGGATTGTACTTGTTTTTTGTAAAAGTCGTAACGCTAAAAACACCCAGATCCCAGAAGCAACATTGCACGGCGGGCCAAATTTGGTGAATTTGAaagcaaaatttatttttttgtttggtaAAATCGTACCAAAGGCCCTTAGGGAAGGATTCGTTTTGCGAAATTGAGAACAGTTAATTGCTGTTAAGCATCCTGCACAGGATTCTGTAAAACTACCATATGGAATTATGTTGCCCATGATTCTGTGAGTATTGTGCTCACAATTGCGTTAAAATCTAGCTCAGAATCCTTCCTTATACTCAGTGAGAATGGTGtacatgataataaaaaaaatctacgcagaattctgccagaatccACATAGGTATTATTTGGAAATGTTGTCCAGGGTTACTTGGCAATCATGTTCCGGATTTTTGAGAATGATAATTGACTGGAAAGAATTTTGTTCCCAAGATTCTACAAAAATCCATcccaaaaatgtttaaaatttatttctagGATTCCAGACTATATTTCAGTGAGTTAATGTTTGAGCAATTTCTCCTTTTGCCCACAACCTTTTCGTTAGATTGTGGCAGTTGtgggagaaaaaaaatgtcttgtcGATATAACGATATAATGATGACTTATTTATTTTCGATACGTTATATCGTAGcagaattttttattattaattttgtttgtttaGCTTGATTttgatgttattttttttcttaattttgttcCAAACAGGCGTTTTCAGCCTTTGTCacgatttgatttattttcttctTTAGTTTTTGTCGAggtgaaccagccaagggctgaaagctTCGTTAGCCTTCTATAGTtcctaacaaaaagttacaaattgttgcttagggtcgttttcgacccgaaaattaaaacaacttgcaaaaatcagtgtgttgaccgattTATGTTCGGTTGGGCTTAAATAAAAgacacacatgtctagtttcagaaaccctttcGGAGATCTAGATtcggtcactgtggccaccagAATCCgctacatttaaaaaaatccctttatAGACCCTTACTTTGAGAACCTGTAGAttcctgctactcagcttagtgttcttatgagcacttccacagttattaactgagagcttcctatgccaaagttgccattttcgcattcgtatatcgtgtggcaggtacgattatactctatgcccggggaagtcaaggaaatttccattacgaaaagatcctggatcgaccgggaatcgaaccgagacatcttcagcatggctttgccatgcctctaaccactcggctaaggagtgCCCCTAAATAAAATAAGTAATATGATCCTTCCTTATATGTTGAGTAGGTATTCatgtggactgtgaatagagattctcataTTATTTACTTATTCATACCCGATTCCGGAACATCCAAAAAGTCATTTTCCATTGTAGTTTTGTGTATATAATTCTCATCGGTACTATTCGATTGATGGATGTTTTGGCACACAATTTTTCTATAATAAGTATCCAATCTCCGGAGCACATTCCCTGAAAACATTTAGTCCAGTAAGGTCTGGATAATTTGATGAAATTGCTCGGATTTATGCCTCAAAACCATATGGCTGgtgtccaattctttacgattttatatgtttggatgtattttgtcaaaagggtgaatggatggttattctggtcgtttggagcaccggaatggccacccgAAAatccgtaatatgggaccactaagtaccaaaactaggcatgcgacctCAATCTTCAGGATTTTATATATCTGTGattcttctagttcaattatagataaatGATCACTttcccttgcggcccgaggtagacaaccctatgttccagttagagatgtgttgggaacccgcgatcttatttatatggtcgcaatttacgatttcattcgcttgtgttgtataaaagtttaattctcttgtgttctcttccccagtttttttttgtgttttgtcccctttgtgttggattgaggatcctggccatccggcagtcgaataccggcaagaaatcgctaccaacgccatgaaacgaaaatcaagatgccacgttatacctcccggatgagctgctgagaatcctgatcccaatccctaccatgtccttccttaaaaaaatgtgaccactaacctcgagctgccacgagtaccctggccccatcccatattaatgttgaactgaaaaagccaattaattgtattgtaataaaaatacaaaaaaaaaagaatttcggctccgtaaagcgttaaacgcatttgagcctcaaataaacgaaatagataaaaaaaaaaaaaaaatgatcacttTGGCTTTTCTGAACCACCGAAATAATACAGGAGTGACGTTCGGAGATACCCGTTTTGTGGGATATTtaaatacagggtgtccgcaaattatccgaacagcaaaatatgcgaaagatgatctcgcattgaaaacaatgaaaaatcaatgtccatgtaccttttataatacatctatatgctAACACAAAAttcatctttaaaaaatttcgaattgattgcttgttactgagaaaggcaaatttaaatttttcggagacgattttcctgagggccgctagtcatactggagatgtgttatcccaaaaatctaaaagagatgaatccaaatgtcctattattatagTAACCTACAGTTAAGTGGCTTCAAGTAAGACTGGAAATAAAAAATTacacggttcaaatccagtgagttctacggacatttctcttccgtcgtaAAGCACGAAAAACAGCTCTCTTTAAGACACCTCTACACAACTGGCttggttttacaaatatttgagtTCGAAAATgcgtcaaacttacttcttatgaatataataagccaatggttgaaaccatgcaagaatattgaatttattatacttgattgtatagagacatgtcttcaaagtttgtacggataatttgcggacaccctgtatgtgTATCAAAACTAAATAATCGACGGCTAATTCATCCCGTTCTTAGAGCaataataaatgaatgaacaccgagtgc
It contains:
- the LOC5568696 gene encoding facilitated trehalose transporter Tret1, producing the protein MESTDSKWRITIAALKQTLLSLSVSLSYFCIGLVRGYSAPAVPSMNDINPGLLPSKNIASWVSSIPPFGALFGSLVAFPLMHKIGRKYTVMLTSPVWVTAWILIATAEDWKVLLIARMLSGFGAGLTLPSAQIYVSECSDPKIRGVIGSLPSLSMSAGILVIYVLGKYVEWRTLAWICCSVAVFLFIAVINFPQSPVWLKTKKRHEKAHNSAKWLHLQGFTFDPKAQEVQKAGSNGTTMEKKYKPFSKEALCRREVLLPLAIGLALLSIQQLSGIDAVIFFTVEIFRSAGSSLDGHLATIVVGAVQVLSNFAALFVVDRAGRKPLLIISGVIMSIAMASMGAAFYLNSIGNTDFGYLPVISLIVFMIGFSIGFGCIPFLLMGELFPTAQRSLLSSLAGSFNLAVMFVVIKTYHPLEDAISTSGTFWMYSILCAIGVVFVIAVVPETKGRDLETIHKLFEKRSSSATNNDNVEAGSKHGHDNAAMSNEDEIVPCSDVRKVDTKF